The following are from one region of the Gemmatimonas sp. genome:
- a CDS encoding serine/threonine-protein kinase, with translation MSDIARVTAALAPAYTVRRELGAGGMATVYLAHDARHDRDVAIKVLHPDLGAALGADRFLAEIKTTAKLQHPHILPLLDSGSADGLLWYAMPYVEGETLRGRLQRETQLPIAEAVRLAREVADALQAAHARGVVHRDIKPENILLQGGPGTPHALVADFGIALAVQSAGGARMTQTGLSLGTPQYMSPEQATGERVVDARSDIYALGAVTYEMLVGEPPFTGPTTQAIVARLLSTPPPSLTATRNTIPPHVEAAVLTALAKLPADRQTSVAEFAAQLTGAAPIAFTQSNDTRQNTGTLSGGEHADPRRTARALRRTRVLLGVSVAVALAAVSAVAWVTTRPSPVAPVRTFVLALPDSTPLFDAPVPRR, from the coding sequence GTGAGCGACATCGCGCGCGTCACCGCGGCGCTTGCTCCCGCCTACACCGTGCGGCGTGAACTCGGCGCCGGCGGCATGGCCACCGTGTATCTCGCGCACGACGCGCGGCACGATCGCGACGTCGCCATCAAGGTGCTGCACCCAGACCTCGGTGCCGCGCTCGGCGCCGATCGGTTCCTCGCCGAGATCAAGACGACGGCCAAGTTGCAGCATCCGCACATTCTGCCGTTGCTCGACAGCGGCAGTGCCGACGGCTTGCTCTGGTACGCGATGCCGTACGTGGAAGGCGAAACGTTGCGCGGCCGCTTGCAGCGCGAGACGCAATTGCCGATCGCCGAGGCGGTGCGGTTAGCGCGTGAAGTGGCGGATGCGTTGCAAGCCGCGCATGCGCGTGGCGTCGTGCACCGCGACATCAAGCCCGAGAACATTCTGCTGCAGGGCGGGCCAGGCACACCGCATGCGCTCGTCGCCGACTTCGGTATCGCGCTGGCAGTGCAAAGCGCGGGCGGTGCGCGCATGACGCAGACGGGGCTGAGTCTCGGTACGCCGCAGTACATGAGCCCCGAGCAGGCGACCGGCGAGCGAGTGGTGGACGCGCGCAGCGACATCTATGCGCTCGGCGCGGTCACATACGAGATGCTCGTGGGCGAGCCGCCCTTCACTGGCCCGACCACGCAAGCCATCGTCGCGCGGTTGCTGTCCACGCCGCCGCCATCACTCACCGCAACGCGCAACACCATTCCACCGCATGTGGAAGCCGCGGTACTTACGGCGCTCGCGAAGCTTCCAGCAGATCGGCAGACGAGCGTAGCGGAGTTTGCGGCGCAGCTCACGGGCGCGGCGCCGATCGCGTTCACGCAATCGAACGACACGCGCCAGAACACTGGTACTCTGAGCGGCGGCGAGCACGCCGATCCCCGCCGTACCGCGCGCGCACTGCGTCGTACCCGTGTGCTGCTCGGCGTTTCTGTGGCCGTGGCGTTGGCGGCGGTGAGCGCCGTTGCCTGGGTCACCACACGTCCGTCGCCCGTCGCGCCGGTGCGGACGTTCGTGCTTGCACTCCCCGACTCTACGCCACTCTTCGACGCTCCGGTGCCTCGACGCA
- a CDS encoding PIN domain-containing protein, which produces MDEVFVDTSAWYPIVVRSHPDHDRLSAALRACVARRARIVTSNLVVAESHALVMRRAGIASGLRFVQFVRASPNVVVSSTAPIEDLAVNRWLTRYADQPFSMVDAVSFAIMAERGTRAALTLDRHFAIAGFQMVTE; this is translated from the coding sequence ATGGATGAGGTATTTGTCGATACCAGTGCCTGGTATCCGATCGTGGTGCGATCGCACCCTGATCACGACCGATTGAGCGCCGCGCTGCGCGCGTGTGTGGCGCGCCGCGCGCGCATTGTGACATCGAATTTGGTGGTGGCCGAGTCGCACGCGTTGGTCATGCGGCGTGCCGGCATCGCATCAGGGCTGCGCTTCGTGCAGTTCGTGCGCGCGTCACCCAACGTGGTCGTTTCGAGCACTGCACCCATCGAAGACTTAGCCGTCAACCGCTGGCTCACACGTTATGCCGATCAGCCGTTTTCCATGGTTGACGCCGTGAGCTTTGCGATCATGGCGGAACGCGGCACGCGTGCGGCGTTGACGCTCGATCGGCACTTCGCCATCGCGGGCTTTCAGATGGTGACCGAATAG
- a CDS encoding type II toxin-antitoxin system PemK/MazF family toxin: MKRGTVVWVNLEDAHPPELGKTRPAVVVSNTEHNASLPSVVVVPLSSRAPAIWPLRFPIPPIGKLKRSFAVTPGVRQVAQTRVLRSEGLLPTHVLDALSDALEVYLRD, from the coding sequence GTGAAGCGGGGAACCGTCGTTTGGGTGAATCTCGAAGACGCGCATCCGCCTGAACTTGGCAAGACGAGACCGGCCGTCGTCGTGTCGAATACGGAGCACAATGCATCGCTCCCTTCGGTTGTCGTTGTGCCGCTTTCCTCGCGCGCGCCGGCGATTTGGCCGTTGCGCTTCCCGATTCCTCCGATCGGGAAGCTCAAGCGCAGCTTCGCCGTGACGCCCGGGGTTCGCCAGGTGGCGCAAACGCGCGTGCTGCGGAGCGAGGGTCTGCTGCCCACACACGTCCTCGATGCATTGAGTGACGCGCTCGAGGTGTACCT